The genomic region ACTCTACTCTTAAAACAACTAACACAGTCACTACAAACCTAACCAGCCATGCACAGCCAGTAGACCAGTTTTCTGGTGCTAACTAACGAAACAATGAAATGGAACAATAGTATCTTTATTTAGTTCTGATCTGAGGAACAAATTATTTATGTACTTTTTGCATCTTGCATCAAAAAACAGAGATTCAAAATCAAAGGGAACTATTGTCTCCATTCACTGTaagcataaaaacaagaaaaaaataagtttttagCCATGCTAGCAGCTCAGGTGTTTGTACATGCTCACATACTAATGCTAAGCAAGTATAATGCTCAGTGTTTTCACAATCTTAGTTTAGCATGCAGGCTAGAATCTCCATGGTTTGCAGCCATTTGATCATAAAGCACGGTGAAATTTTGACCCGTCGGTGGCACTTAAGTGAGAGTCGGCTAATGATTACAATTCGTCCTCAGAAAAACCATGAATATTCCTACCAAAGGTCATAATACATCTAATAAAACCTAAGACATTTCActagaagagaaaaaaaaaacaaaaaaaacattaaccttCCGCAGTCGACAGAAAACGTGGGATTCATTTTCTGTGGACCATGAATGTTTGTACAAAATATTTTCAGCTAAAGTCCCATGGCTAGAGAATGGCTAAAATTCTGAAAATAAGCAGTGGTGCAGTGCGAGCAATCAAACTTTAAACCCAAGGCTGACATCACACACCAGACAAGCATAACAAAACGCACAGCAACCATTTAGACTCACCAAATCGATTATAAAAATGCTCTTCAGTTATATATCTACAGCAGCTTATAGTCGTGCTTACAGATGATCCAGCTTCAGTATCCAAGTAATAAAGAGTAGCAGTTAAACAACACTGAATTGAAGTTTGCACTTCTTGGATATTGGGGTACCACCTTTATGCTGTTGTCCTCCACAAGACTCCagcatttaaaatgacaaaacaaaaaaaaggcaaaaagatTCTCCAGATTCTACCGAGAACTGTGCAATTACTGTCGCCGCCTGTGGGCAGCCAAGTTATGCATTTCATCTAAAAAGCTGGGCAATTATAGATTCATGTATGCATGACTCGATTTTAGTTCCAATCTGCTTCACTAGGATTCAAGTTAGCACAGACTTTTGCAGCCTTCCGCACTTTCTTCTATATCTGTCCAGCCAAACCTGTGAATAAGATGTAAACTTGTTTTGCGTTTAGTCTGaacacacaattaaaaacaagtccGCATGAAGACTTTTTATTGACTCATTCTGAACATACGTCAATTTCTGGGTAACATCTGCACTCATGGAGACTGAAAGAATGGTCTAGATGAAAAGTTGACTTCAGAtgcaaaaagtaaaacaataatttgctcctcaattttttttttacctcaatggcctttttaaataacataacAAGGATTAACATTTTTCCAAACATTATTCGGTCTTCAGTAAAGAATGTCTGGGTCTACTTCTTGATTTCTCTTTTCACTTCTGTCCGGTCTCTCACCGTGTTTGTTTCTTGGATCCCTGCCCATCTCCTGagcctcctgctgctcctgatgACTCCTTGCCCTGACCACCCTTCTCTCCTTTACCCTTCttgcctcctcctgctcctcctccctgtttctcagacttgttttccttttccttgcGGTTTTTGTCCTCTCCCCCAGTAGCTCCAGCAGCAGCCACTGGTTTGTAGTCCTCTCCAGTAAGAGTCTTGTATTTGCTCTtcaggtccagcagagtctTGATTGCTTCATCCACCTTATCCTGAAATAAgaacaagttgttttttctctccatctctgaactAAAAGCTGAATTTTATTCTTAACTGACTGGTGCCTTACCTTAGGAGCCTTCTCAGACTTCAACTTTCTCACCAGCTCCCCCTGCTGGGCCACCTGGGAGAACAGCTCCTGGGCCTGTGGAGGAGAACTGGACTGGGTTGTTGGGGTGCTGGATTGGGTGGGGGCGGGGCTAGCTGGGGCTTGTAGACCTGGTTTGTAATCCTGTCCGGTCTGCTGTTTGTACTCTGCCTTTAGAGCCAAAAGCTCCTTCACTGCAACGTCTACCTGATCCTGATGGATGGTCAGAATGAAGAGAACCACATTATCAAAGCAGCATTAAACATGAGCACAACTATAttcaacacaacaaacagtCTCAAGGTAGGTGAATTAACTGAAGCCTCACCTTAGGGGCTTTTCCAGTCTTCAGCTTCCTCACCACCTCTCCCTGTTCTGCAACCTTCTCATAGAGGTTGGTGGCAGCAGGGGCAGAGGTGGGGCTGCTCTGGACTGGAGCAGCAGGGGCAGTTTTCTGGGCTGGAACAGGGGTGGCGGTTTTCTGGACTGGAGCAACTCCAGGCTTGTAGTCCTGACCTGTGAGCTGTTTGTACTCTGCCTTCACAGCAAGCAGCTGTTTCACTGCTTCATCCACCTGGTCctggagggaaaaaaggaaTGAATGATACCATTACTACATAGCAGTTCTTTTAATCCTGCAATGGTGGAACACTGTTGTAAAAAGCACATGTGTAAAATATTTGTAAGAAAAGGTTTCTTCCAACACTAGACACAGTAAAAATATAGTACATTTTATAGGGAAATCTAGTGTTATATTATATCAAtgtatttgtcattatttattaaaacatcaaCTTTGTTGTCTATTTGATTCATAGCTCAAGCTGTTTCTCCATCATGATCACTCTGACTTCTTGAATGAGGACTAAtctgaaaaaacaagaaatgtgtagataaatgtttttaaaaattgtgaaataataataagctACTAGTTAGGTGATAATTAATGACTATGACTAATAGTGATTTTTAGCATCAAACTGATAATCATATATTCTCTATGCCATGGGGGTTTAATAAGCACTGTTTTCTTCTCACTGCCATGCTGCTTATGGATACCTTGGGAGCTTTCTCAGACTTTAATTTCCTCACGACTTCCCCTTGTTGTGCAACACGCTCATAAATGGccgaagaagaggaagagttgGTGGCAGGGGACGTAGTATGGGAGGCGACGGTGGTTGGGGTCATCCCTGGTTTGTAATCCTGACCGGTCAGTTTCTTAAACTCTGCCTTTAGACCGAGGAGCGTCTTCACTGCTACATCAATATGGTCCTGGTATCATCAACAAACCAACTTGTTGTTGCAAGTGATTTACGGATAAGCATAAGTGACATGCAAATGGCACGGGGACACGAGAATTTACTTGACAAGTGCTTGTGAACACGGAAAATGATGCGATAAATGACTCAATATCCATCAATGGACAAATAAATTGGCACACAGGGGATGATTGAACACATAGATGCGGACATGAACTGTGAATGCACAAGCAGTTAATGGACAAATAGTTGGTTGGCTAAATGACGGATTACCTTTGGTGCCTGCTCTGCCTTCAGTTTCCTGACCAGGTCACCCTGCTGAGCAACACGGGTGAAAAGACAGGTACTGGTGTTGACTGAACTTGTGTgtgcaggaggagctgaggcAGGAGGGGCCATGCCTGGCTTGTAGTCCATACCCGTCTTCTCCTTAAACTGAGtctacaaaaacagagaaacaatgATATGGAAAATTGTTAAGATGATTAATAGTAAGTGTATGTATATGCAGTTTAATTCTGATTTACTTAAAGCTGAAGCACCTTCAGAGAAAGAAGTAGCTGAACTGCTTTGCCCACTTCATCTTTCTGGGCTTTGGCAGTCTTCAGCTGGCGGACAGCTTCACCCTGAGCTACAATGCTGGAGAACAGGTCACTGGCTGAAGTGGAGGCAGGCACTGCGGCAGCAGTTGATGCAGTCTTTGTGGGAGTGGCAGTCTATGATGAGATAAGCAATGCAGTGTTATTTATAAAGCAattttgataaacaaaataGATTCAAGGTTCTTTATAGAGACATTAAAAATACAGAGACAAATGTTAATCTGTTATCCTTTTAATGTTTAAACAATTTTCCTTGAGTCTTGCATCACCGttgcagtaaaagtaaaaaaggtttaaatatgtcaaataataaaaaatagataATAGAAGAAAAGATTATGATGGAATAGAAAAAAGTTAGAATAGAAAGGTTTTCAAAGTACGGTAGCATTAcaggtgaagaaaaacactgctgaTCATTGGTTTATAACCGAAATGGGGTTTTCTTCAAAAGCACTCACTGTGTTGCTAGTGGTCTGGTTCTTGCTCTTATCCTTGTCCTTGGACCCAGCAGTCGGCATTTCCTTGGTGTGCCCATCAGGGATGTAGAGAAGGACACAGGGACTCTCCTTACAGCTGTTGGGACTACAGAGGTTCACCACAGTtagacacagaaacagcaatGAGCAGTTTAtatctggtattaacatctgtctaAAGAGACCCAACCACAAGTTCACAGCACTAAATAAAACTGCTCAAACAGTGCATTAATAGGCATCTTGAATGAGTGTCCTGTCCACTTGTGTTTGGACTTGTTTCATCTGCACTGATTTTAAATATGCACCGACATCATGTCTGGTGGGGGGAACAAAACGTCCAAACTGTATAGATTATAGATCATCTGTATGTCTGCCTGAAAAACTAGTGAATCAAAGCGCTACTCACACTTCTGCAACATGAAATGGatttaaccattaaaaaaataaatcatgtgatGATCAGTGGTCATATTGTGGCACTAGTGACAAATGAATCAATGGATCCTAATAAGTGAAAAAATTCAGTTGACTGTGAAATCAGCAGTTCAGAGGCTGTCAGTCTCTCATGTGACCTGAGGACAAATTGCATTCATGCATGCTAAGTGAAGCGGCCACTTGTGTCCCTAAACCTCCTCCtctaaatattgtttttctcaGAAGATCTGAGAACCCATTCGGCACACATTGGGAGAAGTTAGATCTTTACTTAAAGGTGTGACCCGATCACTAGGAAGAGATGTTATAACAGGTCTGAACGGGATTACAAAtaggctcctccccctcaccTGACAGGCTCATAGGGCTGGTCACAGATGTAGAAGCCTCGTCTCTGAAGCTGAATGACGTCACCTTTCTTCAGGTTCTTCAGGCAGGGATCTCCCAGCATCTTCTCCTCCAACTGAAAGAATGAGGtagtcaaaaataaaatgatatatttaaCCAAAGCAAATGTAGTATGCAATCGGActtgaaatgtgtgaatgtacaAAGACCTTGCTGTTTTTATTGATGAATTCTTTAAAGTCATCATCTTTGGTGATGACAGCTTTAGAGATGAGAGGCTGGTAGTTGATGCAAATGGTGTGCAGGAGCGGGGCACTGTTAGTTTCGGCAAGCCACGTGATCTTTGTTGTCTTCTTAAAGTCCTTATTGTCCAGGTTGAGACGAGCCGCCATGGAAACGACCTTACCGTCAGCCCCTCTGAGTGGTGAGAAGGGGTGAAAATATGAAAGGTGTATCATAAAGTTAACGTGATAGAATTTACGATTGTTAACAACTACATGGATTATCTGAGCATCGACCACACGTACTTGTTGATCTTGGTGATGATGAGGTTGCCCCAGTTGATGAAGGTGACCAACTCGCCCTCAGACAAAGTCTCAGCATCTGCACCTTCAATAAAAACTCGTGGTCCATACCACACATCCTTCATGCCCACTTCAGTGTTCTGGAGGGacacaaaaatgtatgtttttttcccccatattCTCACGGCATTTGACATAAAATAACCAAAACCAGAACAATGGTTCTTTGattcaaaaataatattgaaagaggaaagagatgACGAACCTTGGGGTGCTTGGCTACTTGTTTCATTTCCTCTACAGCCTCAGGGATAGATACAGGAACAGAATAGGAGGCAGACAGAGCCGTGTATCTGGGCGCAACTGGATCAATGAcctaatatacacacacacacaaacatacacatatgcacagacatgaaaaaacagagacaaaacaggTCAGTAAAATAAGACAACTGATACTTTATGACATGACCACAAATAAattcatgaaaagaaaaaaagctgaaaaaaaacaagacggGTTTattcaaaacagaaaaaaagcctAACAAGACAGATaagtggagaaagaaaaagctgATTACATGGATAATTCATGTCTGTTTGCAGGTGGGTGGGAAAACAAGCCTTTGTTCAGCTGCTTATTCAGCCTCCATCCTTTACCACTATTTTACCAGCCAGCTTGACAAAAGCATGAATGATTTGCACTTAACAGATAGTTTCATCACAGTGTTGTTCATATTATACCAGACCACTACGTTCAACAGGTGGATGCTGCCAAATCATCTTAGAGCATCAAATTTAAAGATATGGTTCTACATTAGATATACTTCACTCCCTGCAGCTTGTGGCAGTGATTTAGGAAATCAAATGTGAAGCACTTCATTAACATACATGTTTTacacaataaattaaattaaattaagtgaaTGTAGACATTGAAATTCTCAGCTGCTGGCTCAAAAAGCTGCAATGGCATCTCAGGAAGGAGGGAAGtgcagagatggagaggaaggaATGAAGAGTGAGGACCAGAGTTCCCTATCAAGGGTGTTTGAATTCTGGTTTTGGCCCAATGATTTCAAATGTGATAACCAGTCTTTGTAAGTGGTCAGCAGAAGAAATGCATCCTTAAGggttttatattaaaatggCATAAGATAATAAGAGGGATGTGaattatacatttgttttgaaacttttttgACCCTCAAACTGCAGAAAACCAACcatattcagtcaaaaaaaaaaagaaaagtatgagGGCAACACTGAAGGGGAGGGAGTGGAGCACTTTGCAGTGAAAGGTTACAGGCCACAAGAGTCTTGTTCCAATTGCAATAGACAGATAAATAATGCTATGGCAGAGTTTATGTTAATTCAGCACTGTTTAAGTGGTCTGCTagaaaatgaagaagagaagagaatatTGCTTACAGCCATCTATTTGATATTTCTATGGGAAAATTATCATTTTAAGCAACACTAGTGTTAATGAATAGCAACCACCGCTAATTTGGCATTTTGGCAGAGCCCGTTATCcggtttattaaaaaaaaaaaaaagccttacaTTATTATTCTGGAATTTTTTTCAGTATCCTACACAAAGACAAATCCATCAGAGAGCTAGTAGAAACTCACAACTCATCTGTCCTTATGCTTCTCCTCTTTGTTCCTTAACAAGTGACTTATCTTTTAGAAACCACTTCCTATTCCTATACAGTAGAGTCATACTATCGACCAGTCTAAATATCGGTTGGGCTGGTAAAATAGTGAAGGCTACAGGCAGACTTTCAGATAAACCAGCCATGATGAAAGCCAAGAAGGAATGGGTGGAAATGAGAAAGGCTAAGACGaagaggaggagtaggaggaggtggtggaggagtaCCTTCAGACAGCTAATTGGCAGCTTGGAAACAGAAGAGTGAGATGCTGTTCAATGTCAGATATAaaaaggaaggaggaagagaaggaggataAAGGTAGGGAGGAGACACAATTACACAGAATGGACTGACAGTTTCTACTTATCATTCCAACTTGCGGTGTTTGCTTTTCAGgctgtattattatattttttttgccctttactttttatttaaaaccaagCTGAGGGAATGTAAATGAAAGTTGGTGGGTTGTTCTCCAATTGAAATAGTAAGGCATATATACAAACACTACATATGGTATAAATTCACATTGTCCAAGGTTAGTTTATCCCATCAACAATTAAAGGGTGATCCAGCCACACACGTAAATCATGGTTTTCCAGGTCTGTGTTTCTTAAATTGCCTTAATATTGGACCATCCAAAATGAACAATATTTAATTGCCCTCATCTACTGTTCAAGTAACACCTTAAATGCAATCAAGTGGATGTGAAAGGGAATGAAACTTGGCTGGGAGGAGAGAGTTAGTTAAACATGCATAGGAGGCTTCttcaaaaacagaagcagatgTTAGTTCCTGTATCTCAAACTTAACACAACCATGACTTTCTGGAAAATCATCAGTCTACAATCAGCCAGAGCATAAATCTCAAGTAGTACTCTATGACGAGGATAAAACCTACTGGATCTCACTCATCAGGTTTACACCTTCTACCTGACTCAGGGATGAAGCAGCAAGAGCCAGCGAGGACATACCACACAAGCAACACTAACGTCCACGCAGATGAAAATGAGTGATGACACAATATGTATACAAACTGTGGGGTGTGAAATGAAGCAGCTGTGTTGGTTTGTGATGTTTTCATTGTTACTAGGGACAATATGAAGGGTGACAGTGGAGTAATGGGGGTCGGGTCAGGGAAGGAGGTAGcaaattaaatgtattgaaCAGAAATTAGAGATGCAAAGCAGAAGGAAGCCATGCCAGCAGTCACAGCCGAGCTCTGAAACTTACATTCAGTGTTTAGGTGCCGGAGCACTTTCatgcatcatattttattttgatccaATTATAAACCCATTATTGAACCCAAATATTTGTTGTGGCAATGTTTACCTGGTAAATTAATTGagtcataataaaataaataaggaatGAAGAGTTCAGTTTAGGTTTAAAAAACATTATCTTCGATTGTCTAACTTCACTGGCCAAGCAAGATGatctttttcttaaaaaaaatgaaagaaaaataatctattaCTGATCACTGGATTCAAACAATGAGACGTTGGTATGAGACTTACCTTCTTATTAAAAGCCCAGATCTTGTCCCACTCCATGTTCACCACAGACCGCGATCCTCCctagaaagaggagaaaaaaagaatataatttCTTGTATTTCATGGATATCACATAAAGGATACAACATTGTGACTTACTGTTAGCATAAAATACACCATCCTGATGTTCAAAACAGTATGTTTGCCAATACTTAGAGCAATCCCTCACACTAACGAGATGTACCGAGTGCACCGACTGAACGAAAGGGAACCATTTATTCTGCGCTAAACTGGCTAATTGGAAACAATTTCATTTGATATTGTTATTGTGCACTCAGATTTAAATGAAACTCACTAAAAAAACAGAAGATGTAAGAATTATTTAACATAAATCTATGATGCATATTTTGATTACAACTAGAGTTAGATGTACCTGGGCTGCTATGAACTGTTTCAGACCCTCCACAGTCATTCCTCTCCTCAGGACTCCTCTAACAGTGGGGAAGCGAGGGTCATCCCTGGAGGAGTCAAAAAGAGAACATGGAAGTaagaaaggaaaaacataaaGAGAACAGAAAAACAGGAACTTACATATACACCTACCATCCATCAACGTATCCCTGATCGACAAACCAGGTGAGCTTCCTCTTGGAAAGCACCGTGTTATTGAGGTTGAGTCTGGCATATTCCCAGATGTAGGGTTTCCTGAGGCGCAGTGCATCGATTATCCAGTAGAACTGCTCGTCGCGGTCGTGGTACTCGGTGGTCCTGAGAGCATGGGTCACACCCTCCAAGCTGTCCACAATGGGGCAGGCAAAGTCGTATGTTGGGTAGACACTGCAGGAAAAGACATGGACCTCTTTCACAATGAAATtccataaaatattttaataatccTACAATGAATGGAAATACTCAATATACATTTTTGAAGAAATTGCATTGGGATTGCTGCGTTGAATTTGTATGAAGGGATAAGCTGAAAATATAACTTAATTTTAACATTCACTGTGAAAAATCTGCAGAGGTCATGAAAGGGCTGAACTGAGGGACGTTTTAACAAAGTTTCTATGTCAAAGTACATTTCAATTCATTCAAGTAAGAAACTCTCTTTGATGAaagctgaatttttttttttttttcaaaattctgaATAATGTCCTAATTGAGCTGAACACAACTTTGAATGTTAAAGAATTTGGAGCTAATTAAAGGGGAGCAAAGATGCTCCTTCATTCTCCACTTCCTTAAACATGCTTCAGATACAGAGCACGAACCACTTGAGGAAGCTCCACtttccacagtttgagaaccatggctctaaggtgttaaaggtgacatagaatgcttgtatcacacatatatgttagttattgaggtctacttacatatattaacttgttttcatgattaaaaacctcctaatcgctgcaaacaagccgatcaaaatatctcctcactgacgctctcgtcagccgcgctgtttcagaccaaacagttgctgtgattggccagccaatgagagctttcctactgtcctgtgattggccaggtacctggaagtgacgtaatagataggccagctctcagatacacagctccccctctggcacggtggatgctctgcatctcagcagctacaacgagagtagttcttcttcttctgcggttgaatgtacgcaaccggatgtgcccggactagtgcccgcaccgggaggcgctacggtggtgagaggagtggtgaggatttctgatgacgacatcaaattaaggaagtgccgatccgcttcgcagagcccaggaaaacaatacaacactattttctcagcagtggctgaactgtttgttctgaaactttagggtttcataaacgaggtaatgacgcagatacacacacaaacgcagcgttaattggagcttccggtctatgtcacctttaaaacaaaaaattgctgtttttacacgttttttttttaataataggaATTCCAGTACTTGTAGTTCTTTCCGGTGCGGGGGTGGCTCTGGTTCTTGCAGCGGTACAGGGTGGGGTCTCTCAGGCAGCCATTGTTGGACTTCATGTCAATCTTGGCCCTCATGCAACAAGTCTGACCATACTCTGTTCCAGCTTTCATCTCGGACCACATCTTCATGTTCTGCTCCAATGCTACAAAGGAGAGATAAAGAGGTTTCATATTACAGCTTTAGACAGCTCAGTCGTTTTCATCATAAAGCTTCAGTTTTCCCTTTGACTGGTAATGGTGCTGCCGTCTCTGTGCGTACTGTTATCTCTGCATTTCGAATCAACGCGCTGCTCCCTCTCCTGCTTCATCTGTTCAGGCGGTGTGTTGTCGATGTAGGCCTTGCCCTCAGTTAGCAGCTGCTCAGCAAATACCATGATTTTGGGGAAATGGTCGCTTGTGTAGGTAAATTGGTCAGGATGAATCTGAAGCATGGAAACATCTTCCAGGATCACCTGAAGAAGGGTGcgggaaaacagatttttattgctatttcttttgatttaaataattatacaaatgccaaaaaaaaagattctaaaatctaaaacagaaatgttttagAAATTAAACAACTATCTTTTTCTATCTGTGTAATTTATCACCTTCTCAAAGTCCTCCTTTTCCTTATCTGGGTTGGTGTCGTCGAAACGCATGATGAGCTTGCCCTTGAATGTGAGCTGGTAGTGCTGGTTGAGCAGAGCAGCCTTGGCATGAC from Solea solea chromosome 5, fSolSol10.1, whole genome shotgun sequence harbors:
- the eprs1 gene encoding bifunctional glutamate/proline--tRNA ligase isoform X1, giving the protein MALNLIINTSNPPLGALLAAEHVKSSVPVSVEEGKDNRLHVSDAIEFNDANSISRYLARVAPALGLYGANMMEQTEVDHWLEFSARHLCGQPGLTEALGNLDKVLSLRTFLVGHAVTLADLSVWAALKGHEEWSSQGKSFTHINRWFSFLSSQVAFSTVSNKYTAKKPSANRSSSSEKKQDVGKFVDLPGAEVGKVVVRFPPEASGYLHIGHAKAALLNQHYQLTFKGKLIMRFDDTNPDKEKEDFEKVILEDVSMLQIHPDQFTYTSDHFPKIMVFAEQLLTEGKAYIDNTPPEQMKQEREQRVDSKCRDNTLEQNMKMWSEMKAGTEYGQTCCMRAKIDMKSNNGCLRDPTLYRCKNQSHPRTGKNYNVYPTYDFACPIVDSLEGVTHALRTTEYHDRDEQFYWIIDALRLRKPYIWEYARLNLNNTVLSKRKLTWFVDQGYVDGWDDPRFPTVRGVLRRGMTVEGLKQFIAAQGGSRSVVNMEWDKIWAFNKKVIDPVAPRYTALSASYSVPVSIPEAVEEMKQVAKHPKNTEVGMKDVWYGPRVFIEGADAETLSEGELVTFINWGNLIITKINKGADGKVVSMAARLNLDNKDFKKTTKITWLAETNSAPLLHTICINYQPLISKAVITKDDDFKEFINKNSKLEEKMLGDPCLKNLKKGDVIQLQRRGFYICDQPYEPVSPNSCKESPCVLLYIPDGHTKEMPTAGSKDKDKSKNQTTSNTTATPTKTASTAAAVPASTSASDLFSSIVAQGEAVRQLKTAKAQKDEVGKAVQLLLSLKTQFKEKTGMDYKPGMAPPASAPPAHTSSVNTSTCLFTRVAQQGDLVRKLKAEQAPKDHIDVAVKTLLGLKAEFKKLTGQDYKPGMTPTTVASHTTSPATNSSSSSAIYERVAQQGEVVRKLKSEKAPKDQVDEAVKQLLAVKAEYKQLTGQDYKPGVAPVQKTATPVPAQKTAPAAPVQSSPTSAPAATNLYEKVAEQGEVVRKLKTGKAPKDQVDVAVKELLALKAEYKQQTGQDYKPGLQAPASPAPTQSSTPTTQSSSPPQAQELFSQVAQQGELVRKLKSEKAPKDKVDEAIKTLLDLKSKYKTLTGEDYKPVAAAGATGGEDKNRKEKENKSEKQGGGAGGGKKGKGEKGGQGKESSGAAGGSGDGQGSKKQTRLGLEAKKEENLADWYSQVITKAEMIEYYDVSGCYVLRPWAFSIWESIKDFFDREIKKLGVENCYFPMFVSQAALEKEKSHIADFAPEVAWVTRSGKTELAEPIAVRPTSETAMYPAYAKWVQSHRDLPIKLNQWCNVVRWEFKHPQPFLRTREFLWQEGHSAFATKEEAAEEVLQILELYARVYEELMAIPVVKGRKTEKEKFAGGDYTTTVEAFISASGRAIQGATSHHLGQNFSKMFEIVFEDPKRPGEKEYAYQNSWGLTTRTIGVLAMVHGDNMGLVLPPRVACLQVVIIPCGITASLPEEEKAALLAKCSKYLSRLQEAGIRVKCDLRENYSPGWKFNHWELKGVPIRVEVGPKDMKQCQCVAVRRDTGAKMTVPEAEVETKLATMLEDIQSFLFNKASDDLQKHMVAADSMEDFQKELDQGKVVQIPFCGEIPCEDSIKKITTKDQDLEPGAPSMGAKSLCIPFSPLKKLQPDQVCANCKKPAQFYTMFGRSY
- the eprs1 gene encoding bifunctional glutamate/proline--tRNA ligase isoform X2 — its product is MALNLIINTSNPPLGALLAAEHVKSSVPVSVEEGKDNRLHVSDAIEFNDANSISRYLARVAPALGLYGANMMEQTEVDHWLEFSARHLCGQPGLTEALGNLDKVLSLRTFLVGHAVTLADLSVWAALKGHEEWSSQGKSFTHINRWFSFLSSQVAFSTVSNKYTAKKPSANRSSSSEKKQDVGKFVDLPGAEVGKVVVRFPPEASGYLHIGHAKAALLNQHYQLTFKGKLIMRFDDTNPDKEKEDFEKVILEDVSMLQIHPDQFTYTSDHFPKIMVFAEQLLTEGKAYIDNTPPEQMKQEREQRVDSKCRDNTLEQNMKMWSEMKAGTEYGQTCCMRAKIDMKSNNGCLRDPTLYRCKNQSHPRTGKNYNVYPTYDFACPIVDSLEGVTHALRTTEYHDRDEQFYWIIDALRLRKPYIWEYARLNLNNTVLSKRKLTWFVDQGYVDGWDDPRFPTVRGVLRRGMTVEGLKQFIAAQGGSRSVVNMEWDKIWAFNKKVIDPVAPRYTALSASYSVPVSIPEAVEEMKQVAKHPKNTEVGMKDVWYGPRVFIEGADAETLSEGELVTFINWGNLIITKINKGADGKVVSMAARLNLDNKDFKKTTKITWLAETNSAPLLHTICINYQPLISKAVITKDDDFKEFINKNSKLEEKMLGDPCLKNLKKGDVIQLQRRGFYICDQPYEPVSPNSCKESPCVLLYIPDGHTKEMPTAGSKDKDKSKNQTTSNTTATPTKTASTAAAVPASTSASDLFSSIVAQGEAVRQLKTAKAQKDEVGKAVQLLLSLKTQFKEKTGMDYKPGMAPPASAPPAHTSSVNTSTCLFTRVAQQGDLVRKLKAEQAPKDQVDEAVKQLLAVKAEYKQLTGQDYKPGVAPVQKTATPVPAQKTAPAAPVQSSPTSAPAATNLYEKVAEQGEVVRKLKTGKAPKDQVDVAVKELLALKAEYKQQTGQDYKPGLQAPASPAPTQSSTPTTQSSSPPQAQELFSQVAQQGELVRKLKSEKAPKDKVDEAIKTLLDLKSKYKTLTGEDYKPVAAAGATGGEDKNRKEKENKSEKQGGGAGGGKKGKGEKGGQGKESSGAAGGSGDGQGSKKQTRLGLEAKKEENLADWYSQVITKAEMIEYYDVSGCYVLRPWAFSIWESIKDFFDREIKKLGVENCYFPMFVSQAALEKEKSHIADFAPEVAWVTRSGKTELAEPIAVRPTSETAMYPAYAKWVQSHRDLPIKLNQWCNVVRWEFKHPQPFLRTREFLWQEGHSAFATKEEAAEEVLQILELYARVYEELMAIPVVKGRKTEKEKFAGGDYTTTVEAFISASGRAIQGATSHHLGQNFSKMFEIVFEDPKRPGEKEYAYQNSWGLTTRTIGVLAMVHGDNMGLVLPPRVACLQVVIIPCGITASLPEEEKAALLAKCSKYLSRLQEAGIRVKCDLRENYSPGWKFNHWELKGVPIRVEVGPKDMKQCQCVAVRRDTGAKMTVPEAEVETKLATMLEDIQSFLFNKASDDLQKHMVAADSMEDFQKELDQGKVVQIPFCGEIPCEDSIKKITTKDQDLEPGAPSMGAKSLCIPFSPLKKLQPDQVCANCKKPAQFYTMFGRSY